The following nucleotide sequence is from Podospora bellae-mahoneyi strain CBS 112042 chromosome 1 map unlocalized CBS112042p_1, whole genome shotgun sequence.
TAGATGCGGGGCACCCACTACAGCAGCAACACAAGGTCGTGGAAATAGCAAGGAATAAGCAATTGAACGTCGGCACAAGATTATTCTACATAAAGAGTTTGGGGGATTGTGTATAATACATCACGCAAGGCCGACCATCCGTAAGTAAGCACGCTGAGGAGTCACAAGTGGGGTACGTTCGATcaggaaggagggaaggagggcAAGCCGATGAACATTAACTACCTTGTATCCAGCATTTCCCGCCAAACAGCCAAACCTCGTGAGCCTCACAACCTATTCGAAGACACAAGCAAAATGGATTCACGCACGTCCGATGCCTCCCTCAAGGAGCAGCTCAAAAGCAGATTCGTGGGCAAGACACTCGACCAAGTCCCCACCCCATCAGTGATCCTCGATCTGGCCAAACTCGAGACGAACTGCAATGGAATGCTGGAAGCGACGGAGAAACTTGGTCTGCTCTGGCGGGCTCACATAAAGACGCACAAGGTATAAATCGTCGTTGAGAATAAGTCGCCGGTCATGAGCTGACATTGTTCAGACAACAGAGCTCACCCGCCTCCAAGTCGGCAATGACAAGTCCACTCCTGTGAACATTGTCGTCTCAACCATCATCGAAGCAGAGAATATCCTCCCATTGCTGAAAGAATACCAGTCTAAGGGGAGAAAAGTCAACGtgctcttctcctttccccTCTTCCCTTCCGCGGCCTCTCGACTAGCCGATCTATCTGCGCAGTTAGGACCGGATTCCATCTCTCTTATGATTGACCACCCTGACCAACTCGTTTCTGCCGCAACTATTGCTCACACAACGGGTGCTTACCCCCCTCTGGTGTTCATCAAGATTGACGGTGGCTACCACCGAGCAGGCGTACAGCCCTCTCCCAGTTTCGCCACGGGGGAGTCAACCCAGGGGGACAGCAGCCACCCTTCCGAAGTCCTCATCGACGCCGTTCTCGAAGCggagaaacaaaacaagtgTGTCTTGCACGGGGTGTACATCCACGCAGGCCACAGCTACGGCACCAGGACTGACTGGGCTGCATTGGGCTATCTAGCCCAGGAATTCCAAATCTGTCTCGACTTTGCCGAAGCGATCAGAAAACGAAGCCCAGGGCATAAGCTAGTCCTTTCCGTTGGTGCGACACCTACCGCAACCACCATCCAGCACCCTAGCATCATCTCATCTggtgacaacaacaacggtgATAGTTCAGTTCAGAAACTAAAAGAATTCATCACCGCCCAGTCAAAAACAGAAAACCCATTCAGCCTTGAAGTCCACGCCGGGGTTTAGTATGTCCCTCTCTGCTCCGTATTCCTAGGTACTCAGCTAACACCCCCAAGTTCAACCCTCGACCTCCAACAGCTCGCCACCCACGCCCGggactcctccctcctcaaggctGACGACATCGCCATCAGTGTCCTAGCAGAAATAGCCTCCCTCTACCCCTCCCGCGGCaaaaactccaccaccgaagcCCTCATCAACGCAGGctgcctcgccctcggcaGAGAACCCGTCACCGACAAGGGCAGCATCCCCGGAGTGGATTACTCCGGCTGGGGCTTTCTTATGCCCTGGGGCGGTGACCTCACCTCTAACCCCACCCCAGGTCCTGACTTTCCCCGTGTTCACCCCGGTTGGCAAGTGGGCAAAGTCTCCCAGGAACATGGCATCTTGGTGTGGGATGGTAAACCCGAAGACGAGATCCCGCTGCAGTATGGACAGAGGGTGAGAATCTGGCCTAATCACAGCTGCATCGCGGGCGCGTGCTTTGATTGGTATTTGATCGTGGACAGTAGgagcaaggggagggagaacgaggtggtggatgtttGGCCtaggtggaggggatggtaGGTAGAGATTGTGATCACGAAACAAGTGTCGATGAGAGGGAGCATACAATACTTTGCCGTATTATTTTCTAAGAACTAAAAACCCAGAACAAGGCTCGTTGAGCACCTGAAATGAAACAGTCAAAACCAGCGCTGGACCTTTTTAGTGACCACGGTCTTTTCCCCTACGCTGACTCCTCGTTCGATCAAAGAGAGGTGCCCCCGGAATaatccacccccccttttttcacTTGGCTCACTCAAATTTCACATAACGCCAACGCATGCCCTACCCCTACCCCTACGCCCTTACGCCAACCCCCCTTGGAGGTGCTTCATCCCTCTacgtcttttcctcctcctcagctactttcttcctcttccccttcccctcctccctgcttgcctcttctcctccttgactTTTTCCActtccttttctcctcctcctcgacctccttcgtcttcttttcctcctcctctccaggGTTTCGCTTACCTTCAAGCATACACCGTTGCGAGCTTTTTTTTGAcatcttcaccttcctctccatcaaaGTCGGGTTGGCCGACCACCCTACTTGCAGCGCTTCTCCACGATCCCAGGCCCGTTCTCCTCGTATTCCTTTCGTGAGATCCACATCTGGTGGAATGTGCCCAGACTCCCGAGGATGCTGCCACCTATCCAGGCCCCGAACCGCCTCTCGCTGCTGAGGCCGGCGGCGTGaagcttgaccttgacgCTGGGGAACATGGCTGTAAGTTCGTGGTTCAGGCGGTCGGTGAACCCTGGCAACAAGCTTGTGCTCCCGGTAACGACAACGTTGGCCAAAAGGGCAGGTCGAACGTCGACGTCGATGGAGTCGAGTGCTGCCTTGATCAAGCCGGGCACAGTCTGGGCCTTGGTGATCTTTCCTTCCTCGGTGGCGCTGGGGAAGGCAGCGTTGTCGTCCCACATGCCCTCGGCAACCTTGAAGCGTTGCTCGCGCCACATCTGATTGCTGCCATCTGGCATCTCAAACACACGGCCAGGCAGGTTCTTGGCGTAGTCCTCGTTTCCTGGCGCGAGGTATCTCCCAGGGCCCCTCCAAACCTCTACCACAGACTCCTTGAACTCTTTCAAGactctctcctcctcatagGCCCTGAAGGAGGGTGAAATCTGGAAATCAAAAGTCTTCAGCCTGGCGTCAGCAGGTTGCCCAGCCTCCACCGGCTTCTTGTTTTCCACCATAAAAGTAGgcacaacctccaccttggGCTCGCTGGCCTCAAAGAGTGACCTGATCTGGCTGCTGAGCCATACACCGCCAACAGGCGACCGCTGGACGCTCCGCTTCAGCACCATGCCGTCAAAAATCGCCGTGACACTGGTGTTAGACCCTCCCACGTCCAACACCAAGGCTGTCGCCTTCCCCGCTGCAAAGGCAGCCAGCACCGGGGTCTTGCTCAGCCAAAACGCAGGACACGCCCAATTCTCCATGCAAATCTCAATGGCCTTTTCCCTCTGCTTTGGTGAGTTCCATGCCGCCTCTGTCATCAACAGCGGATTCTCCGCCATGGGCTTTTCGTAGTTTTCCGTCTCGTCTAAATCAGCCTCGTCGGCCATTTCCACATCTTCGCCCTCAGCTGCTGGTTTGGGCTTGTTGTTCAGGCCGTTTTTGCTGGGCGGGGTTGGGCGGGGGATGCCCAGGCGGTTGACAAGGGCATGCTCCCAGATCTTGGTGGCGGCATCCCAGTCCTCCACGACGCTATCGCGGTTCATGTAATTGCGGATTTCGAAGTCAGCACGGGGATACATTGCCTGGTCGCCGAAGACATCGCgattggaggaggtgataTGGCCGTAGAACGAGGGGAGAACCTGCTTAGGCATTTCTTCGCCCGCAAAGCCGGCACGGGTGTTGATGTAGCCTGGGTCAAGGACGATGGCAGAGACTTCGTCTGAAGGGGCGGAATTGTTAGCATGTGCGCTCCTACTGGGGGTAGCAGATGATGGGCATACCTCCGCCATAGACGTCCGTCGGTTGTACCGACGAGGGGAGCGGTTGTTGTGCCATGTTGTAGGTTGTGATGTCGTATAATATGATGATGGGCTCTGTAGCTATCAATTGAATCTGTGTGGAATCAGTGATGGTGTGTGAAAGATGAGATTTTAACTTTGTTGGGAGCAAGTTGCAGGCGACAGAGATGGAACCAGTCGCGTGAAGAATGATTGAGCTTCTCGAAGTACGAGGGGTGGGCGCAGAGCTGCAAGACGGCGCGTTCCTGCTCCTAAGAGAAAACAGTGGGGCATGGAAGGCAGCCTTGGCAAGTGCAACCACTGAAAGTCTGCCTCAGTGAGCTGTTGTACCTTGATGAACTTCCATTGCAGTTGCCTGCCCACACCAGCTCATTGATTCTTCAGACGGAGAAGCCACCACAGAAATTTTTAACTGCCAGGACACCTagcttttccttcttttctaCAACGTACCTCCTCCGACCAAGACTGCCCGTCAAAAGCACAGActccaaaccaaaaagaCCAGCCCAGGTTTTCGGCACCGACCTTCGAAGCCCCACCTGAAAGCGAAGCTGGGGAAGGCCCCTGCCTGCGAAGCTAATTCTTGGCGCGACTTTGCTTCCCGCCCGCCGCGACTTAACAAAGGCAGCGAGGCCAGCGGAGACAAATCGTAACCACACATCGCCAAATCGTGATTCACTTTCCCCAGGCTTCCGACCCTGCCACGGCACTCGAGGGCAGCCAAACTCTAGGTCGCCGGCGCTCAAAACGATGAGATAGCCGTGTACCATCCAGCGCATTCCAAACGAGGACCTGAGCTGCGACCTCGCACCTCACCAAATCCTCTCACTACAAACCCATCCCATTCCCGACATTCCAACCGCTGCCACTGACACCATGGCGGTCGACGAACTCGACTTTGCCAATCTTAACGACGAGGCTTGGGCTGATGTCGAGGCCCGTGACGAagccgccatcaagaagatcaacAACGCTTTTGAGGACGGCGAACTCAATGGCATCATCGGCAATGTCGCATCAGGCGGCGCCATCGACCAGGCCGACAAAGCCGACGATGCTATCGACTTTGAAGACATGGATTTGAGCGACGAAGATGACCtgcccgaggaggaggaagcgacGGGCCCGCCCTTGGACGTTaatgacgatgaggacgaccTCTTTGGTGACGCCGGCTTCAGGTCCTCCCCGGAACCCGCTGACGGGCTAAACGACGATAACGACGCCGATTCCAATGCTCCTGATGCAGACGGTATGGATATTGACGAGCCTGCCAAGTCGCTGGAGGAACTGCGGGCCATGAACTTCGACTTTGATCATGACCCTGGCCTGGACGAAACCAACCAAGATCCCAACATTCCGGCCCCTGCCGAGAATCTCGTGGAAGCCGTCAAGCAAGCCTACCCGGGATTCAAGGAGAACGCTGTTCTGCCTTGGAATGAACTTTTACGCCCCAAAGTTGCCACCTGGATCTCCAAGAAACCTCTGAAGCCTCCCAAGCACCTCGTGCCGAGCAAACTGAGCTTGGATTTGGAGGCTGATCAGGAGAAGCTTTTCAGAATTCCCGGCACTGCCATGTATTCGGTATTTCAGAGGATCAGAGATGCCGAGGCGCGTGGTCTGTGGTCTCTAGAGGAGTATGAGCCCCTGGAGCAAGCCGATATTGAGGTGTTCAGCGTGGACGATGGGGAGTCTGGCGATGAGAAAATAGGTGGGTACACCCTGCGCGACATCGCCCTTGTGTGCGATGACTGGGACAGCGTCGTCGGGCTTGCCGAACTCCAAAGCCAAAACCAGGTCGACTCCGTCACTGAAGACAGGCACATTAAGTCTGAGCctgacgaagatgacgaagacgacgagtGGGATAGAATGTTTCTGGATAACCAGCCTGCCTCGAAGAAACGGCGGCTGGAGATACCAAAAGGCCTCCCGCCTATCCCAACCTTTACAGCACCGAACTTTGACAATTACGAACAAGCTGCCTCCAAGCTCGGGAAGCGCGTCATACTGGACATGAACGACCCGTTCCTTCTTGTGGATGATGTCGAGTCGTCAGAACGAGCCGCCAAGAGACGCAAGACCCAGCACAAGACGGTCCGCCTGGCAAATGGACGCCTTGGCCGCGAATTGACCCAACGATTCAACTTTTCTTCGGACCAGGCCTACGATGCCCTCAAGGAAAACGCTCAGAGCAAGGTTCGCGCGACGTTGGCGCCCATTCCCGTCGAGCACAGTATGCCTGCCCAGCGGCTGTCTTGGCCATATTACAAGGTCAAACTTACTGCCAGCGACCCGCACAGTTATCACCGGCCGCAATTCCATCCAAGGAAGGATGGTCAGCATCTCATCAGGTTTTCCAAGCCTCAGCCTACAAAGCGCAAGTTGATGAGGGCCAAGAAAATTCCAGAGGCCTTCAGGACATCTGCCGACCTCTCAATGAACGACAGCTCCACCGCTGTACTACTGGAGTACTGCGAGGAGGTTCCCATTGTACTTTCCAACTTCGGCATGGGTCAAAAGATCATCAACTACTACCGTCGCTCAAAGGGCACTGACTCCAACTCTaagggagagaagagggagctCGGCGAGAACTGTGTCTTGATGCCTGAGGACCGGTCTCCGTTTGCCATGGTTGGCCAGGTACATCCGGGCGAAACTGTGCCTACTCTTCACAACCAGATGTTCCGAGCCCCCATCTTCAAGCACAGCCCGAGAAAGACTGATTTTCTCGTCGGTCGCAGCTCCACCGGCAAATCAGGGGCGAGCTGGTACATTCGCAACATTGATCatctcttcgtcgtcggtcAGATTCTTCCCTCGATGGAAGTGCCAGGACCTCACTCCCGGCGTGTGACCAACATTGCCAAAAACCGCCTCAAGATGGTTTCATATCGCCTGCTCAGGAACAGCGACAATGTCACGCTCAGCGATATCACAAAGCACGTCGCCGAGTCCAACGAGTCACAGAACCGtcagaagctcaaggaaTTTTTAGACTTCCGCAAGGAGCAGCGCAACTGGACGCTCAAGGAAGGCGACGAAATGTTGCCGGAAAGCGAGATCCGGTCGCTTGTTAGGCCTGAAGAGGTCTGCCTGTTGGATGCCATGCAGGTGGGCGCACACGAACTCGAGAACGGCGGCTATGAAGTTAATGACAGCATGGTCAACGATGAGAATGAAGCCGGTGACGAGCTACCTCCGGATGCACTTGCTAATAAAATGGCGCCGTGGAGGCTCACCAAGGCTTTCATTGATGCGAGCCATGGCAAAGCCATGATCGCTGTTCACGGTGCGGGAGACCCGACGGGCAAAGGTCTCGGCGTCAGCTACCTCCGCACCTCGATGAAGGGTGGTTTCCTAGAGCAGCTTCAAGGTCCCAATGCTACATCCGCCGATGCCATAGAGCGACAACGGAAGGCTAACGGCGGGCACATGTACAACGTCAAGAACCAAGACACGCTGTACAGTGAAGCTCTCAAGGATATCTGGAACCGCCAGCGAGAAagtctgcaggatgcgcAGGAgcacgatgacgacgatgttTTGGCAcaggaagacgaggatgatcGCTTCAACACCCAGAGTCAGGCTCCTTCCCGCCCGGCCGTCCCCGATGGCGTCAGCCAGATCAGTCAGAGCCATGCCAGCgctgtgggtggtggcagaAAGCTGAAGATCACCCGGCAAATCAAGGATGAGAACGGCGAGCTTAAAACTGTTGAAGAGGTCGTTCACGACCCCGTGGTCATCAATCAATACCTGAAGAGGAGGCGCCAACAAGCCATGGAGAAGATCGAGTATGTTGCTGTCCTCAGAAACAGTCAATTCAATCTGGATTTTGCTGACATGATATCTGTAGCTTTGACAATATCAAGCTTACCGGAGACAAGGAAACCGATACGCTCATTCTTGAAAAGTTAGTATCAACCTACCATTGCAGTGCACGGAAACTAACACGTTTTGGCAGAGCTGCGATTGAGCTCGAGCGTCTACAGAAGAACAAGATCCGAACAGCCAAACGCACCAAGCAGAAGGATCTCCAGCAGCGCATGAAGGAAGGCGGCGCCGACGGCCCCGATTCACCCGGTCTCGGCGGAGAAAAGGTCCCGGGCACGACGAGGAAGTGCGCGAACTGCGGCCAGGTCGGCCATATCAAAACCAACAAGAAGTGTGTATGCCCCAGCCCCTTATGTGATTCTTTCGACGATGAGGAGCTctgggaggagattgaggaggaggagaaggacgagaAAGAGGAGGTAGTGGAGCAGCCCAAGgcgaagccgaagaagaagcgcaagcCGCGGAATCGTCCGACTGCTCGCAAAGAGCGGGAGCTGGACACGCAGCGGAGCAAGCTGCTCACCGATGCTTCCCAGTGGTGAAGTTTGGGCTCTTATGATGTTGCTTTGACAGGAGTCTGGTCAGCAACCCAAGAAAGGCGTGGTCTAAGGAGACGTAAACCGCCGATATGATCGTGGAAGAGCTGCGAGTCATGATTTCACaagttttcttttcttttactttttctttttcttttgtcttttcttACTGTCAACAACTTCATGCTTGGCGTTTACGCAACACTTGGCTGACATTTAACCCCCAAAAGGCTCTGCCCGCTTCTCAATGGGTCTCGACCCCGCGAGCAGAACCCCGACGACGCTGCTGGACTTGCATCTGGCGACGCGCCTGTTGCGGCCAGTTTCATTCTTTGAAGAGAGGAGTGTCTCCCGCCGTTGGAGCGAGATGAAGGGGGTAGGGGTGGGAGGCGCCGCGGTGCGGTGCGGGGGGTTGGTATGCTAAACTTGCAGTTCTAATTTGGAGCTATCGATCATGGTCCTTGAGGCAGGAGACTGTACGGCAGTCGGGCAACCAATCTATCTGCGACGTACCGGACATCGACCTTTGGCACGCTAGACACGCCAACCCGGTTTACTGGCCAGGAAGGAGATCACGGGAGGAGGCATGGAGGTTTGTGTGGGGATACAGTAGAgtattttgaggggggatCGGTTTCTCACTTGAGGCTTACTTACTTACATCATACCCCTTTTATTTGCGCAGGCGTTTGGTATTTGATTGATGTACTCGGTAATTTGAGGAGGGACAACAATGGGTATCTAGGGATGGGTGGGGGTttcacggttttgggaaaAGAAGGTGGGCGGCTCGGTCTAGATTACATTTGGCGTTACCAAGGGGACAAGACTAAAAGGTCATGGCGTTCAAGGAGAGTGTCTTTTCAACTGCATTGAGGGGGCTAGGATCTGGCGCTCTATGTCttgaggtggggggaggtttcGCAGTTTGAGGATGAAAGGGCGTTAAGCTGGGGATATCAAGAGAGAGCGTGTTGATGTTAGTGGAGGTTGTTGCAGTGTACATAATTATGGAAATCGTGTATAATGAATGCGATACATACCAGCCCTATCATGGGACTTGGATGAGTGGTGATCAATCTATCTGTTACATGGCCTTGCTGGTGACAATGAATCAGGAGAGCCAAGGAAAGGGGTAAGTTGGAGTACCCAGTTTGAAGGTTGACAAGAAAAAATTGGAGATGGCTAAACGCCGGTGAGTGGATGTGAGGTGAAGTCACGTTAGGTTGGTCATGATGCCAAAATTGGGTGCTTAACAGGGCGGTATATAGATCTATGTTTATGAGCGGGTGATGTAAGGTATGCGTgtgtggggggaggtgatggcgggtGGTAGTTACACAAGAACGATATTCAGTGTGCACAATCCAAAAAGAGAACAAAAACAACCGGTTGGGTACCAAGATTTGTTGAAATGTGGGGGTTGGCTTGCTATTCATTTTGTTAGTAGGCATTCACTCGGTTTTGTCTGTGAGCGGCAACGTGAGTTGACAAAGCTGTGCCTGAGAAGTGTGTACATTGGGGTAAGGCTCTTGGGGATCTTTGGAGGGGTGATAGATTAAACGGCCACCAAAATCCTGGCGTTCAGATGGGCGACCACACTCCGATCAGTAATTGTTTGCTCATGTAGGTCGGTCTCCTGGGATAGAACAGATTTGGAGATCTGCCCCCCTGAATCCCGGTAGTTGTATGCATGCCATATGTTGTTGGTTCGTTGATGCTGACCGGGAGGATATATTGAGTCCTATACTTGGGGagagtaggtaggtatgacGGCATGTTCAAGAACACAGTCTTGACAGTCAACAACCTCCCGCATTGTCGCTCTTCTGTGAGTAGAGTGGTTGTCTGAGACGTAGATACGGCACCCAGATAGGGCTGCCGAGAAATATAACACCTCATTGGCCCAAAATCTCCtcacagccagccagccagccactCAGTCGGTCGACAGGAAGACTAAACCTCCGGGCCCGCAGTAACGATCTTCGGGACCACACGACCTTTCCACCTGGCCTTGCGCCTTACGGGAGGTGAGACAACCGGCCGGTTGGTTCAGCCATCCTTGTTTTGGCCTACTGAGGCCAGCCCGGCCTGTCTTCCTGGTCAAGTCCTCTACAATGTTATGCCTGCCGGCTCCGAACCCTTGTGTTGTTGGGTCTCGCCTTGGGCCATGCATTGGCCCGGCGGTTCGGTCAGTGTAAGGCTAGGTAGGTAAACAAGGTCTGGATTCCGTAGGCTTATGCTGCCAAGTGGCATGAAGGGAACGGGGTGTTGATCTCGTGATTTACATACATGCTGGAGACCACACACAGTCTAAAGAGAATGAAGGCTTGTTGGTGCCGTCATCTTGCTTCCACACGTCCCGTGTGCCCGGCATATcaaaagggggggtgatggcgTAAGTCGGCGCTTGCGCTTGCCTGGTCTTGACGACAGACGCGCTGCCGTCCCAATCGGCACTCGACTGGGCTTCGCTACCGGACAATCTCTTGTACACAGATCTCTTTATTTGGGATATTGGGGGAGATCTAAGTTTGGGgacagagagggaggggagacaATATCACGTACATCATGTGTGGGTTGCAGTTGGGGAGGGTTTTTGGAGATGGGTGACAGTGAGAAAGCGGAATGGGTTCACCAGAAGTGGGTACACACAACGGTGATATATTGaatggatgggatgatggtTGGCTGAGGACTGGTGAGACTCAAGATGTATGCATgtggtggagttggtgatgatgtcccTGGTTTGGATGACAGGAAAATAGATTATAGCAACAATGTGATAAACGAGGCCAGCTGATGAAGTGATCTGgtaggtggtgatgataatgGGGACGGTGTGCAGAGTGCATACCCGGGGATCAACAGAAAAGCATCGAAAAGCTTATTTTTGCTATGTTTATCATTGTGTTAACCGCCGAACGTTGCGAACCGAAGCTCT
It contains:
- the ARP4 gene encoding Actin-related protein 4 (COG:Z; EggNog:ENOG503NUWX; BUSCO:EOG09262MOO), which produces MAQQPLPSSVQPTDVYGGDEVSAIVLDPGYINTRAGFAGEEMPKQVLPSFYGHITSSNRDVFGDQAMYPRADFEIRNYMNRDSVVEDWDAATKIWEHALVNRLGIPRPTPPSKNGLNNKPKPAAEGEDVEMADEADLDETENYEKPMAENPLLMTEAAWNSPKQREKAIEICMENWACPAFWLSKTPVLAAFAAGKATALVLDVGGSNTSVTAIFDGMVLKRSVQRSPVGGVWLSSQIRSLFEASEPKVEVVPTFMVENKKPVEAGQPADARLKTFDFQISPSFRAYEEERVLKEFKESVVEVWRGPGRYLAPGNEDYAKNLPGRVFEMPDGSNQMWREQRFKVAEGMWDDNAAFPSATEEGKITKAQTVPGLIKAALDSIDVDVRPALLANVVVTGSTSLLPGFTDRLNHELTAMFPSVKVKLHAAGLSSERRFGAWIGGSILGSLGTFHQMWISRKEYEENGPGIVEKRCK
- a CDS encoding uncharacterized protein (BUSCO:EOG09260BL6; COG:K; EggNog:ENOG503NWFE), yielding MAVDELDFANLNDEAWADVEARDEAAIKKINNAFEDGELNGIIGNVASGGAIDQADKADDAIDFEDMDLSDEDDLPEEEEATGPPLDVNDDEDDLFGDAGFRSSPEPADGLNDDNDADSNAPDADGMDIDEPAKSLEELRAMNFDFDHDPGLDETNQDPNIPAPAENLVEAVKQAYPGFKENAVLPWNELLRPKVATWISKKPLKPPKHLVPSKLSLDLEADQEKLFRIPGTAMYSVFQRIRDAEARGLWSLEEYEPLEQADIEVFSVDDGESGDEKIGGYTLRDIALVCDDWDSVVGLAELQSQNQVDSVTEDRHIKSEPDEDDEDDEWDRMFLDNQPASKKRRLEIPKGLPPIPTFTAPNFDNYEQAASKLGKRVILDMNDPFLLVDDVESSERAAKRRKTQHKTVRLANGRLGRELTQRFNFSSDQAYDALKENAQSKVRATLAPIPVEHSMPAQRLSWPYYKVKLTASDPHSYHRPQFHPRKDGQHLIRFSKPQPTKRKLMRAKKIPEAFRTSADLSMNDSSTAVLLEYCEEVPIVLSNFGMGQKIINYYRRSKGTDSNSKGEKRELGENCVLMPEDRSPFAMVGQVHPGETVPTLHNQMFRAPIFKHSPRKTDFLVGRSSTGKSGASWYIRNIDHLFVVGQILPSMEVPGPHSRRVTNIAKNRLKMVSYRLLRNSDNVTLSDITKHVAESNESQNRQKLKEFLDFRKEQRNWTLKEGDEMLPESEIRSLVRPEEVCLLDAMQVGAHELENGGYEVNDSMVNDENEAGDELPPDALANKMAPWRLTKAFIDASHGKAMIAVHGAGDPTGKGLGVSYLRTSMKGGFLEQLQGPNATSADAIERQRKANGGHMYNVKNQDTLYSEALKDIWNRQRESLQDAQEHDDDDVLAQEDEDDRFNTQSQAPSRPAVPDGVSQISQSHASAVGGGRKLKITRQIKDENGELKTVEEVVHDPVVINQYLKRRRQQAMEKIDFDNIKLTGDKETDTLILEKAAIELERLQKNKIRTAKRTKQKDLQQRMKEGGADGPDSPGLGGEKVPGTTRKCANCGQVGHIKTNKKLCPLLNGSRPREQNPDDAAGLASGDAPVAASFIL
- a CDS encoding uncharacterized protein (COG:E; EggNog:ENOG503Q3W5); amino-acid sequence: MNINYLVSSISRQTAKPREPHNLFEDTSKMDSRTSDASLKEQLKSRFVGKTLDQVPTPSVILDLAKLETNCNGMLEATEKLGLLWRAHIKTHKTTELTRLQVGNDKSTPVNIVVSTIIEAENILPLLKEYQSKGRKVNVLFSFPLFPSAASRLADLSAQLGPDSISLMIDHPDQLVSAATIAHTTGAYPPLVFIKIDGGYHRAGVQPSPSFATGESTQGDSSHPSEVLIDAVLEAEKQNKCVLHGVYIHAGHSYGTRTDWAALGYLAQEFQICLDFAEAIRKRSPGHKLVLSVGATPTATTIQHPSIISSGDNNNGDSSVQKLKEFITAQSKTENPFSLEVHAGVYSTLDLQQLATHARDSSLLKADDIAISVLAEIASLYPSRGKNSTTEALINAGCLALGREPVTDKGSIPGVDYSGWGFLMPWGGDLTSNPTPGPDFPRVHPGWQVGKVSQEHGILVWDGKPEDEIPLQYGQRVRIWPNHSCIAGACFDWYLIVDSRSKGRENEVVDVWPRWRGW